A genomic region of Stenotrophomonas sp. NA06056 contains the following coding sequences:
- the tkt gene encoding transketolase, which yields MTQPTRRQLANAIRFLAADAVETAKSGHPGMPMGMADIAEVLWNDYHRHNPNNPQWFNRDRFVLSNGHGSMLQYALLHLSGYDLPIEQLKAFRQLGSHTAGHPERHETPGVETTTGPLGQGFANAVGFALAEKLLAQRFNRPELEIVDHRTWVFMGDGCLMEGISHEAASLAGTWGLHKLVCFWDDNHISIDGNVEGWFTDNTPERFEAYGWNVVRGVDGHDPESIKAGIEAALSQDDKPTLICCRTTIGFGSPNKAGKESSHGAPLGKDELEATRKALDWNYGPFEIPEEIYAGWRAGGTGTLRQAEWEQQFDKYAAQYPAEAAELTRRSHGELPADFVAKADAYIAQVAAEGQTIASRKASQLAIEAYAPLLPEIVGGSADLAHSNLTLWKGSKSVASDDANANYVYYGVREFGMTAIANGLALHGGFIPFDATFLVFSDYARNGVRMSALIPAHAIHVYTHDSIGLGEDGPTHQPVEHLASLRYIPNNDVWRPCDAVESAVSWKAAITRQDGPSCLVFSRQNLPHQPRNAEQIAQIERGGYVLADAAGTPDVILIATGSEVSLATEAKAQLDAAGLKTRVVSMPSTDVFLRQDAAYRESVLPNAVRKRVAIEAGVTGFWRQFVGLDGAVIGIDTFGASAPADKLYQHFGITTAHVVEAAKAL from the coding sequence ATGACGCAGCCTACCCGTCGCCAGTTGGCCAACGCCATCCGCTTCCTCGCCGCCGATGCGGTTGAAACCGCAAAGTCCGGCCACCCCGGCATGCCCATGGGCATGGCCGACATCGCCGAAGTCCTCTGGAACGACTACCACCGTCACAATCCGAACAACCCGCAGTGGTTCAACCGCGACCGCTTCGTGCTGTCCAACGGCCACGGCTCGATGCTGCAGTACGCGCTGCTGCACCTGAGCGGCTATGACCTGCCGATCGAGCAGCTGAAGGCATTCCGCCAGCTGGGCAGCCACACCGCTGGCCATCCGGAGCGTCACGAGACCCCGGGCGTGGAGACCACCACCGGTCCGCTGGGCCAGGGTTTCGCCAACGCCGTCGGTTTTGCCTTGGCCGAGAAGCTGCTGGCACAGCGCTTCAACCGCCCGGAGCTGGAAATCGTCGACCACCGTACCTGGGTGTTCATGGGTGACGGCTGCCTGATGGAAGGCATTTCCCACGAAGCCGCCTCGCTGGCCGGCACCTGGGGTCTGCACAAGCTGGTCTGCTTCTGGGATGACAACCACATCTCCATCGACGGCAACGTCGAGGGCTGGTTCACCGACAACACCCCGGAGCGTTTTGAGGCCTATGGCTGGAACGTGGTCCGCGGCGTTGATGGTCACGATCCGGAGAGCATCAAGGCCGGTATCGAAGCCGCCCTGTCGCAGGACGACAAGCCGACCCTGATCTGCTGCCGCACCACGATCGGTTTCGGCTCGCCGAACAAGGCCGGCAAGGAATCCAGCCACGGCGCACCGCTGGGCAAGGACGAACTGGAAGCCACCCGCAAGGCGCTGGACTGGAACTACGGCCCGTTCGAGATTCCGGAAGAGATCTACGCCGGCTGGCGTGCCGGCGGTACCGGCACCCTGCGTCAGGCCGAGTGGGAACAGCAGTTCGACAAGTACGCTGCACAGTACCCGGCCGAAGCCGCCGAGCTGACCCGTCGCTCGCACGGCGAGCTGCCGGCCGACTTCGTTGCCAAGGCCGATGCCTACATCGCCCAGGTCGCCGCTGAAGGCCAGACCATTGCGTCGCGCAAGGCGTCGCAGCTGGCCATCGAAGCCTACGCGCCGCTGCTGCCGGAAATCGTCGGTGGTTCGGCTGATCTGGCGCACTCCAACCTGACCCTGTGGAAGGGCAGCAAGTCCGTCGCCAGCGACGACGCCAACGCCAACTACGTGTACTACGGCGTGCGCGAGTTCGGCATGACCGCGATCGCCAATGGCCTGGCCCTGCACGGTGGTTTCATTCCGTTCGACGCTACCTTCCTGGTGTTCAGCGACTACGCCCGCAACGGCGTGCGCATGAGCGCGCTGATCCCGGCCCACGCCATCCACGTCTACACCCACGATTCGATCGGCCTGGGCGAAGACGGCCCGACCCACCAGCCGGTGGAGCATCTGGCCTCGCTGCGCTACATCCCGAACAATGACGTGTGGCGCCCGTGCGATGCGGTCGAGTCTGCAGTGAGCTGGAAGGCTGCGATCACCCGCCAGGACGGCCCGAGCTGCCTGGTGTTCAGCCGCCAGAACCTGCCGCACCAGCCGCGCAACGCCGAGCAGATCGCCCAGATCGAGCGCGGTGGCTATGTGCTGGCTGATGCCGCCGGCACCCCGGATGTGATCCTGATCGCCACCGGTTCGGAAGTCTCGCTGGCCACCGAAGCCAAGGCCCAGCTGGATGCGGCCGGCCTGAAGACCCGCGTGGTCTCGATGCCGTCCACTGATGTGTTCCTGCGCCAGGATGCGGCCTACCGCGAATCGGTGCTGCCGAACGCCGTGCGCAAGCGCGTGGCGATCGAAGCCGGTGTCACCGGTTTCTGGCGCCAGTTCGTCGGCCTGGACGGTGCAGTGATCGGTATCGACACCTTCGGCGCCTCGGCCCCGGCCGACAAGCTGTACCAGCACTTCGGCATCACCACCGCACACGTGGTGGAAGCAGCCAAGGCGCTGTAA
- a CDS encoding type II toxin-antitoxin system RelE/ParE family toxin yields MIVSFQHKGLKALYERGDASGVRADHVARLRRLLHQLDQAHTPGDMGLPGNRLHPLRGSYKGYWSVSVSAHWRLVFRFRGLDVELVDYLDYH; encoded by the coding sequence GTGATCGTCAGCTTCCAGCACAAGGGACTGAAGGCACTTTATGAGCGAGGTGACGCATCAGGTGTCCGCGCTGATCATGTCGCACGCTTGCGGCGCCTGCTTCATCAGTTGGACCAGGCACATACTCCTGGAGACATGGGACTGCCAGGCAATCGTCTGCACCCACTGCGCGGAAGCTACAAGGGCTACTGGTCGGTAAGCGTGTCAGCCCATTGGCGACTGGTTTTTCGCTTCCGCGGGCTCGATGTTGAACTGGTCGACTACCTTGATTATCACTAG
- a CDS encoding tetratricopeptide repeat protein produces the protein MPDWSTFDWSALHFLRPEWLWMLAALPLIVAVAIYRQRRSDAWRQAVDAHLLSHLLAGEGKRRARLPWALLLGWTLAALAMAGPSWRQQAQPVYQASAPLVVVLDLSSRITTTDLPPSRLLQARAKIGALLRARQGGQVGLVVYAEDAYTVAPLTDDAANVALYLDALSPEVMPRDGQRADRGIDWAVQLLRQTGALRGRILLVSDQADSEAVLAATQAHGLGLQVSVLGLGTPSGAAYRDGQGQIAQAALDETSLRAVATAGGGRYQRIASDDRDLQALDVLDASDGGALQRPGQARQWQDEGYWLLPPMMLLALLAFRRRAVLAVVLAVGLLPLSGQLQAQPRASAPAAGTLWERADQREHARLAAGVQAYRQGDFATARKQFEGIDSDAGWYNLGNVLARQGDYDGAIAAYDKALARHPKMADAVANRAVVDAARKRKPPSSNSQGQGKGQQKPQQGQQQNQQGQQGQQGQQGQQGQQGQQGQQGQQGQQNQPQQGQQQPQGQKGQQNPASAGSGQQGTKQEPPQAADAQAQAQADAQQRQRMQQALQQARAGEAGKTAVRGDGGTPQQREEQQAVEAWMRRVPDDPGALLRAKFQLENERRKREGR, from the coding sequence ATGCCCGACTGGAGCACGTTCGATTGGAGCGCGCTGCATTTCCTGCGCCCGGAATGGTTGTGGATGCTGGCGGCACTGCCGTTGATCGTAGCGGTAGCCATCTACCGGCAGCGACGCAGCGATGCGTGGCGGCAGGCGGTCGATGCCCATCTGCTGTCGCACCTGTTGGCGGGCGAGGGGAAGCGACGCGCCCGCCTGCCATGGGCGTTGCTGCTGGGCTGGACCCTGGCTGCACTGGCGATGGCTGGCCCCAGCTGGCGGCAGCAGGCACAGCCGGTCTATCAGGCCAGCGCGCCGCTGGTGGTCGTGCTGGATCTGTCCAGCCGCATCACCACGACCGATCTGCCACCTTCGCGCCTGCTGCAGGCGCGGGCAAAGATCGGTGCGTTGCTGCGCGCCCGTCAAGGTGGGCAGGTGGGTTTGGTGGTGTATGCCGAAGACGCCTATACCGTAGCGCCGTTGACCGATGACGCGGCCAACGTGGCGCTGTACCTGGACGCGCTGTCGCCGGAGGTGATGCCGCGTGATGGCCAGCGCGCCGACCGTGGCATCGACTGGGCGGTGCAGTTGCTGCGCCAGACCGGTGCCCTGCGCGGGCGGATCCTGCTGGTCAGCGACCAGGCTGACAGCGAAGCAGTGCTTGCGGCAACGCAGGCGCATGGCCTCGGCCTGCAGGTGTCGGTGCTGGGCCTGGGCACGCCGTCCGGCGCCGCCTATCGCGACGGACAAGGCCAGATCGCACAGGCCGCGCTGGACGAAACCAGCCTGCGCGCTGTCGCAACCGCAGGCGGCGGGCGTTACCAGCGCATCGCCAGCGATGACCGTGACCTGCAGGCATTGGATGTGCTCGATGCCAGCGATGGCGGCGCACTGCAGCGGCCTGGGCAGGCCCGGCAATGGCAGGACGAAGGCTATTGGTTGTTGCCGCCGATGATGCTGTTGGCATTGCTGGCATTCCGCCGTCGCGCGGTGCTGGCGGTGGTGCTGGCCGTGGGGCTTCTGCCCTTGAGCGGGCAGCTGCAGGCGCAGCCGCGCGCGTCGGCACCGGCAGCAGGCACGTTGTGGGAGCGTGCCGACCAGCGTGAGCATGCGCGCCTGGCCGCGGGCGTGCAGGCCTACCGTCAAGGCGATTTCGCCACGGCCCGCAAGCAGTTCGAAGGCATCGACAGCGACGCGGGGTGGTACAACCTCGGCAATGTGCTCGCCCGCCAAGGTGACTACGACGGCGCCATCGCCGCCTATGACAAGGCACTGGCGCGCCACCCGAAGATGGCCGACGCCGTCGCCAACCGTGCCGTGGTCGATGCCGCGCGCAAGCGCAAACCGCCGTCGAGCAACAGCCAAGGGCAGGGCAAGGGACAGCAGAAGCCGCAGCAGGGGCAGCAGCAGAACCAGCAGGGCCAGCAGGGCCAACAAGGCCAACAGGGCCAACAGGGCCAACAGGGCCAACAAGGCCAACAAGGCCAACAAGGCCAACAGAATCAGCCGCAGCAAGGCCAGCAACAACCGCAGGGCCAGAAGGGTCAGCAGAATCCAGCGTCTGCGGGTTCCGGCCAGCAGGGCACCAAGCAGGAACCGCCGCAAGCAGCCGACGCTCAGGCCCAGGCGCAGGCAGATGCCCAGCAGCGCCAGCGCATGCAGCAGGCCCTGCAGCAGGCGCGCGCCGGTGAAGCCGGCAAGACGGCAGTGCGCGGTGATGGCGGCACGCCGCAACAGCGCGAGGAGCAGCAGGCCGTGGAGGCCTGGATGCGGCGCGTGCCGGATGATCCGGGCGCATTGCTGCGGGCCAAGTTCCAGTTGGAAAACGAACGTAGAAAGAGGGAAGGGCGATGA
- a CDS encoding NADAR family protein, translating to MNNDSRFLHDLQRRQADGEHLRYLCFWGHQPPRTGVAASCFSQWYDAGFNIDGVHYPTAEHFMMAGKARLFGATDILDQVLASHTPDKVKALGRKIEGFDEALWAQARYALVVEGNRAKFSQNAALGDFLRATADQVLVEASPVDFVWGIGLAKDHVDAHNPAQWRGLNLLGFALMDVRDAM from the coding sequence ATGAACAACGATTCCCGTTTCCTGCATGACCTGCAACGCCGCCAGGCCGATGGCGAGCATCTTCGCTATCTCTGTTTCTGGGGCCACCAGCCGCCGCGCACAGGCGTGGCGGCATCGTGTTTCAGCCAGTGGTACGACGCAGGCTTCAACATTGATGGCGTGCACTACCCCACCGCCGAGCACTTCATGATGGCCGGCAAAGCGCGTCTGTTTGGTGCCACCGATATCCTCGACCAGGTACTGGCCAGCCACACGCCCGACAAAGTGAAAGCGCTGGGCCGGAAGATCGAGGGCTTCGATGAGGCGCTCTGGGCACAGGCGCGCTACGCGTTGGTGGTCGAAGGCAATCGGGCCAAGTTTTCGCAGAATGCGGCGTTGGGCGATTTCCTGCGTGCCACGGCAGACCAGGTGCTGGTGGAAGCCAGTCCGGTGGATTTCGTCTGGGGTATCGGCTTGGCCAAGGATCACGTCGACGCACACAATCCGGCGCAGTGGCGCGGATTGAACCTGCTGGGGTTTGCGCTGATGGACGTGCGGGACGCGATGTAA
- a CDS encoding dicarboxylate/amino acid:cation symporter translates to MTAAAADKKKLPLHWKMGIGFAIGLVLGLIVHALGGSVEGLQTGAKWVMDYVTTPASGLFLNLIFMLIVPLIFSALIMGVSEMGDIRALGRIGWKTLAYTVLLSGIAVGIGLVLVNLLKPGAGVDPQVAALMLSENAERSKEIVAGIHGTPKGMDMLLSIVPSNVLQAASDNGAILSLMFFALMFGIGMVLTDEAKVAPLRRAIEGVFEISMTLINLVIRLAPYAVACFMFNLAALFGFELIIRLGAYVGVVVLALGLHMVVTYGTAVWLSGRSPLAFFRQTQEATVMAFSTASSNATLPTALRVADQMGLPQRVSRFVLTVGATANQNGTALFEGVTVIFLAQFFGVDLSIGQQVMVMAVCILGGIGTAGVPSGSLPVVAMICAMVGVNPLGIGLILGVNHFLDMCRTALNVTGDLALTTLVAKGEAADTPAEAAAAAARLDN, encoded by the coding sequence ATGACAGCAGCTGCTGCCGACAAGAAGAAGTTGCCCCTGCATTGGAAGATGGGCATCGGCTTTGCGATCGGCCTGGTCCTGGGACTGATCGTGCACGCCCTGGGCGGCAGCGTCGAAGGCCTGCAGACCGGTGCCAAGTGGGTAATGGACTACGTCACCACCCCGGCTTCGGGCCTGTTCCTCAACCTGATCTTCATGCTGATCGTGCCGCTGATCTTCTCGGCGCTGATCATGGGCGTGTCGGAGATGGGCGACATCCGCGCGCTCGGCCGCATCGGCTGGAAGACGTTGGCCTACACCGTGCTGCTGTCCGGCATTGCAGTGGGTATCGGCCTGGTGCTGGTCAACCTGCTCAAGCCCGGCGCAGGCGTCGACCCGCAGGTGGCCGCGCTGATGCTGTCGGAGAACGCCGAGCGCAGCAAGGAAATCGTGGCGGGCATCCATGGCACGCCGAAGGGCATGGACATGCTGCTGTCGATCGTGCCGAGCAACGTGCTGCAGGCCGCGTCCGACAATGGCGCGATCCTGTCGCTGATGTTCTTCGCGTTGATGTTCGGCATCGGCATGGTGCTGACCGACGAGGCCAAGGTGGCTCCGCTGCGTCGCGCCATTGAAGGCGTGTTCGAAATCTCGATGACCCTGATCAACCTGGTCATCCGCCTGGCGCCGTATGCCGTGGCCTGCTTCATGTTCAACCTGGCCGCGCTGTTCGGCTTCGAGCTGATCATCCGCCTGGGTGCCTACGTGGGCGTGGTGGTGCTGGCGTTGGGCCTGCACATGGTGGTGACCTACGGCACTGCGGTGTGGCTGTCGGGGCGTTCGCCGCTGGCGTTCTTCCGGCAGACCCAGGAAGCGACGGTGATGGCCTTCTCCACTGCTTCCAGCAACGCCACGCTGCCGACCGCGCTGCGTGTGGCCGACCAGATGGGCCTGCCGCAGCGCGTGTCGCGCTTCGTGCTGACCGTGGGCGCCACCGCCAACCAGAACGGCACCGCGCTGTTCGAGGGTGTGACGGTGATCTTCCTGGCGCAGTTCTTCGGTGTGGACCTGAGCATCGGCCAGCAGGTCATGGTGATGGCGGTCTGCATCCTCGGTGGTATCGGTACCGCCGGCGTGCCGTCCGGCTCGCTGCCGGTGGTGGCGATGATCTGTGCGATGGTCGGCGTCAATCCGCTGGGCATCGGCCTGATCCTGGGCGTGAACCACTTCCTGGACATGTGCCGCACCGCGCTGAACGTGACCGGCGACCTGGCCCTGACCACCCTGGTGGCCAAGGGTGAAGCCGCGGACACCCCGGCCGAGGCAGCTGCCGCTGCGGCCCGTCTGGACAACTGA
- a CDS encoding BatD family protein — MTGMASRQFRWPLPVLAMLLLWLPMVAMAQTRAWLEQDSIAAGDTVTLHIETDQGAPDYAPLNADFSLSAQSSNRQVQWSNGGVQQRNLYTVALTPRRTGTLQVPPLQVGNARTAPLALQVSDAVVATPQSNATAFIETEVDDPTPYVQQSVGVVVRLYFASQLASGELVLDTPSGASLQRVGEDRSDVRQVNGRRYNVVERRFLLIPERSGALRVPGARFTGRSAGGFFDDFFGNGGDGRMNAVGAERTLQVQAQPAQAVQPWLPLHSLQLRYTTAPSSARTGEAATVVVEAIANGATRAQFTDLPVPDLGDAAQVFAEPAQYEETFNGSTPRLKITRRYSIVPRQVGSLRVPGPRVAWWNVDSGSAQQASLPDLQLAVAAGRAGAPVAQAINTDAALPEDAAPAVASSLAPTAAGTRPWPWMAAAAGLALLWLLTLAWGWRRGRHAATRTTPVPRPGAIAPATSSRASVAELRRAIDGEGFDQVEALLCSMAGVERLEQVIERLADPAQRQTLQALQQARWGGTGDVTALRARLRESFRDGPHWSAASGTVDTGLPPLYPPRQP; from the coding sequence ATGACAGGCATGGCGAGCAGGCAATTCCGGTGGCCTCTGCCTGTGCTGGCGATGCTGCTGCTGTGGCTGCCGATGGTGGCCATGGCGCAGACGCGCGCCTGGCTGGAACAGGACAGCATCGCCGCCGGTGATACGGTCACCCTGCACATCGAGACCGATCAGGGCGCACCGGACTATGCGCCGTTGAATGCCGATTTCTCGCTCAGCGCACAGAGCAGCAATCGCCAGGTGCAGTGGAGCAATGGCGGCGTCCAGCAACGCAACCTCTACACGGTTGCGTTGACGCCGCGCCGCACCGGTACGTTGCAGGTACCCCCGTTGCAGGTAGGCAACGCACGCACGGCACCTTTGGCGCTGCAGGTCAGTGATGCGGTGGTGGCGACCCCGCAGAGCAATGCCACGGCCTTCATCGAAACCGAGGTGGATGACCCTACGCCCTATGTTCAGCAGAGCGTGGGCGTGGTGGTCCGGCTGTACTTCGCCTCGCAGCTGGCGTCGGGCGAACTGGTGCTCGACACCCCCAGTGGCGCTTCGCTGCAGCGGGTGGGCGAGGACCGCAGCGACGTGCGTCAGGTCAATGGCCGTCGCTACAACGTGGTCGAACGTCGCTTCCTGCTGATCCCCGAGCGCAGCGGCGCGTTGCGCGTACCTGGCGCGCGCTTCACCGGGCGCAGTGCGGGCGGTTTCTTCGATGACTTCTTCGGCAACGGTGGCGATGGCCGCATGAATGCCGTCGGCGCCGAACGCACGCTGCAGGTACAGGCGCAACCGGCGCAGGCCGTGCAGCCGTGGTTGCCGCTGCACAGCCTGCAGCTGCGCTACACCACCGCACCCAGCAGCGCGCGCACGGGCGAAGCGGCCACCGTGGTGGTCGAAGCGATCGCCAACGGCGCCACCCGGGCCCAGTTCACCGATCTGCCCGTGCCCGACCTCGGCGACGCCGCACAGGTGTTCGCCGAACCGGCCCAGTACGAAGAGACCTTCAACGGCAGTACACCCCGCCTGAAGATCACTCGACGCTATTCGATCGTGCCGCGGCAGGTTGGGTCTCTGCGCGTGCCCGGGCCGCGCGTGGCATGGTGGAATGTGGACAGCGGCAGTGCCCAGCAGGCCAGCCTGCCGGATCTGCAGCTGGCCGTGGCCGCGGGCCGGGCCGGCGCGCCGGTGGCGCAGGCGATCAATACCGATGCCGCGCTGCCGGAGGACGCCGCACCTGCCGTTGCATCCTCTCTTGCGCCGACCGCAGCCGGTACCCGGCCGTGGCCGTGGATGGCCGCCGCCGCTGGCCTGGCGCTGCTGTGGCTGTTGACCCTGGCATGGGGATGGCGACGTGGCCGCCACGCGGCTACCCGCACTACCCCGGTGCCGCGGCCAGGGGCCATTGCGCCTGCAACGTCGTCGCGTGCCAGCGTGGCCGAACTGCGTCGGGCCATCGATGGCGAGGGTTTCGACCAGGTGGAGGCGCTGCTGTGTTCGATGGCGGGCGTGGAGCGCCTGGAACAGGTGATCGAGCGCCTGGCTGACCCGGCCCAGCGGCAGACCCTGCAGGCGTTGCAGCAGGCGCGCTGGGGCGGGACGGGCGATGTCACCGCGCTGCGGGCCCGTCTGCGCGAAAGCTTCCGTGACGGACCGCACTGGTCGGCCGCCAGCGGCACCGTCGACACTGGGCTGCCGCCGCTGTATCCGCCGCGGCAACCCTGA
- a CDS encoding HigA family addiction module antitoxin yields MPLHDPPHPGEALREDILPAINMTISALALHLGYSRGQLSTIINGHAGISAELAYRLELAGLGNARMWLAMQAAYDLWQAEHREHPPIKRLYLADALNHQQ; encoded by the coding sequence ATGCCGTTGCATGACCCGCCCCATCCTGGGGAAGCGCTACGTGAAGACATCCTGCCCGCGATCAACATGACCATAAGTGCACTCGCGCTCCACCTGGGGTACTCACGTGGGCAGCTGTCGACGATCATCAACGGCCATGCGGGCATTTCCGCAGAGCTGGCGTACCGCCTGGAACTGGCTGGTCTGGGCAACGCGCGGATGTGGTTGGCAATGCAGGCGGCCTATGATCTATGGCAGGCAGAACATCGGGAACATCCTCCGATCAAGCGTCTCTATCTCGCCGATGCCTTGAACCACCAGCAGTAG